The following is a genomic window from Eleftheria terrae.
GCTATGCGATCGAGCATGGCCGCTTCGGTGGACCGGACTACCGCTTTTCTCGCATGAGCTGGATCAAGCCGAATTTCCTGTGGATGATGTACCGCTGCGGATGGGGCACCAAGGAAGGCCAGCAGATGGTGCTGGCGTTGCGGCTGCGGCGCGCGTTTTTCGACGAGGTGCTGGCACAGGCGGTGGCCTCCTCCTTCAGCGCCAGCCACCATGCGACGCGAGAAGCCTGGGCTGAGGCGGTCGCAGGGTCGGAAGTCCGCCTGCAATGGGACCCGGACCACGCGCCCAGCGGTGCCCCGGTCACGCGCCGTGCGGTGCAATTGGGACTGCGCGGCTCGATGCTCAAGGCCATGACGACGGACGGCTTGCTGGAGGTCATCGACATGACGGAGTTCGTCGCGTCGCAACGCCCGTGGGCCACCGACGGCTCGGCGGAACTGGTGACGCCGGTGGAGCGGGTGTACAGCGCAGGCGCCGATGCGGCCCGCGCATCCGGGTGAACCGATGCTGGCGCTACCTGGCCACGCGGCTGGCCAGCGACGGGCACTCGCCGAACCCGCCAGCCGCCTCCTTCCACGCCAGCGGATCCGACATGCCGGTGCGCCCTGCATCTTTCGCCGGCCCCTGCGTCTCCTCTCGCCGCTGGCTGCCAGGCCGGTGCGGGGCGGGCCACAGCGTCGTCAGCGCAAGCTCCACGATGGACTCGGTCCAGCGAGGCCGTCTTCCGCAGCAAGAAGATATGCCAGGTGACCAAGTTCCAGCCCTCCCCCAGAGTGGACGTCCCGTGCGCAATCAATCGCCGAATGTGAACCGTCGGCGTTTCCATGCCACGCGGATTCCATGTCTGCCCAGATGAAGGAACTGCCCATGTCCACCCGATCCGCCTTGCGCTTTGGTGCGCCCCTGGTCGCCGCGCTCTGTGCGCTGCACGCCGACGCCGGAAACCGACGCCTTCCGACCGTCGATTTCGACGACGCCCCCCATGTCGTGCTGGAGGGCATCGGTGCCCGGTACTCCGAAGCCGGCTTCGATTTCACCCTCACCGGAGGAGGCTACTTTGTGATGGCCGGCTCGTATCAGCCGGACCTGATCAACAACGGAACGCCCAACCTGTTTTCGGCGAACGACTCGGTGTTTGAAATCACGGCCAGCAACCACCGCCCGTTTTCCCTGCGCGCCTTCGACATCGCCGGCTCCTGGACCGAGCCCTCGCTCTGGTTCCGTTGGGCCAGTGCCGTCGTGCTGACCGGAACCCGTGCCGGGCTGCCCGATCTCCACCACACCGTCACCATGCCGCAGACGGCCCGGTTCACCACCGTGCTGCTCGATTGGGAGGGGCTCAGCTCGGTCACCTTCACGCCGATCGTGAATCCGAGCGGCGGCCCGGCAGACTACGAGTTCACGCTGGACAACCTCTACCTGGCCACCGTGCCGGAACCCGAAACCTGGGGCCTGCTCCTCGCCGGACTCGGCGCCACGCTGGCGCATACCGCCTGGAGGAACCGCCGGCAGCGGCATGCCGGCTGATGGCGTGTGGCCGACCGTGCCGAAGGCGCCGGCCCAGCCGGGGACCACGCGGTACTGCCGCGCACGGCAGTGCCGGTGGACTGGCCCGGGCTGCCATACGCCAGCGTGGTGCAAGCGGCCGTGCGGCTTCGGCCCCGTCCTCGCCTCCATGGCCGACAGGCCGGTCCGGGCCACCACCGGCCGGCTCGTTGGGAGGGCGCCCCCCGTTCCCGACGCTTCCCGGCCCCCTTCCATCACGGGCAGCCGCCCTTGGCGGGAAGCGGGCTCGCGCCGCCGGCACGGCTCTGCCTGGCCAGGGCCGGCACACGGCCTACAGCCGCACCTGCATCTCGCCTTCCACCCTGAAGCGATGGGCCAGGCCGATCGGGTTCACCGGCCGGTCCCGGTAGTGGCGAAAGGCCACGTAGTGCTCGGCAGGCGACAGCCAGTGGCCTTTCTGTGCGTCCACCAGCCGCCAGGCGCCGTCCCAGTGCAGTTCGGCCCAGTTGTGATAGTCCTCGGCTTTGGGGGCAGCATTCGCATCCACCACAAACCCACCGACCATCCGCCCCGGAATGCCACACGCACGGGCCAGCGCCACCACCAGGTAGGCGTACTCGGTGCAGTCGCCGCGGCCTTCCAGCAAGGCTTGCTGCGCACCCTGGTCGCTCTCGACATAACCCGCATAGCTCAGGCCTTGGCGCACCCAGTCGTAGATCGCGCGCGCCGTGGCGGCTTCGTCGGCACGGCGCAGCTGGGCCGCCAGCCGGCGCACCGCTGGCGCGTCCGCTTCGATGTAGCGCTCCGCCGCCAGCCAGGCCGCACGCTCGGGCAGGTCGCCCGGCAGCGGCGCGTCCCGCATCTCCAGATCCAGCAGCAGCGTCAGCGTGCGGGCACCGTAGGGCGGGAGCCGGTCCAGCGGCAACTCCAGCACCGTATGGCGCAGCGGATCGCGATGCAGGCGGTGCTCGCCCGAGACCCGGGCCGCCACCAGCCGCTGCGTCGGCGTCTCGGCCAGCGGCAGGTACATCCACAAGCGCTGTGGTCCCAGCTCGCGTCCGAAGGGGTTGCTCAAGGTGAGGGCAAAGCGCAGCTGCCGCGGCACCACCACACCGGCCGGGCCCTGCAGGACCGGCGGAGATGCCCGGGCAGCACCGCCTGCCAGCGCCAGGCAGGCGGCACCGGCACGCAGCCAGGCACGACGGCCGGTGCAAGGCGACCGGTCCATGCTCACAGGCCGCAGGGCGGTTGTTTGGGGCCGCGCTGCTGCGCCAGCCACACCGCGTTCTGGCTGCGCAGGTAGCGCAAGAACACCTGCGCCGGCTCGCGGTACACCCACACCGGCGCCGGCTGCAAGCCCCGCTGCCATTCGGCCACCGTGGCGTCCGGCGTGCCGGCCGGCGCCACCAGCACCAGCGCGGCAAATGGCGCGCGTCGCAGCTCGGCAGCCCGGCGGGCCAGTGCCGCCTTCAGCGATGCCAGGTTCATCTGCGGCAGCAACAGGGCCTCGGGCAGGTCGCTCTGAAGGGCCGACTGCTCGGCAGCGATCAACACGACATTGCCCTCGAAGCGGCTCTCCTGCCACAGGCCCGCGGCATCCAGGAGCCCCGGGCGGCCGGCCGCCGGAGGACGGCCTTCCACCGGCTGGCCTTCACCGAGCCAGCGCGGCATGCCGCCGCGCAGCACGTGCACCTCGCGGAACCCGCGCTGCTTCAGCTCGGCACAGGCGGCGTACAACTCGCGCTCGCCCTGCCCGTTGCCAACCAGCACCACCGGCTTGTCGCGCCAGTAGGGCTTGCTGCGCAGCTCCGTCAGGCCGACGGGCATGCTGCCCGGGATGCGGTAGCCGTCCCGCTCGGCCGCACTGCGGGTGTCGGCCAGCAGCAGGCCGGCACGGCCGCTGGCCGCCTGCAGCTGTTGGACAGTCCAGGCGCAGGACAGGTCCGGCGCGGCCTCACGGCCCGCGCGAGCGGTATCGGCTGCGGCCACCGGGTCGCGCCGGCATTGCTCGCCCGCCGGGGCAATGCCCTGCAGCGCGGACGGCATCACGGTGCCGTCGTGGCGCTGCGCCCGGGCACCGTGGAGGCACAGCGCAAGGCAGACCAGCGCCATCGATCGGGCAACGACGGAAGCGGGAAGAGGCACTCGGGTCATGGCAAAGGCGGCGGCACCGCGGCACTGGCCGCCGGCGCGAGGCCGGAGGCGGTGTCCGGCGGCAGGCGCAGCAGCAGGTCAGGGGGATAGGTGAACACCCAGTCGCTGATCTTCCGGGCGTTGCGAAAGCTCATGTCGTCGGGCTCGAAGCGGTCCTGCTTGATGGGCGTCCTGGTTGACAGCGAATGCAGGCCGACCAAGCGGCCGTTGAGCCGCACCTCGCCCCACTCGGCCTTGCCGGTCATGGGGTCCACGAACACCTTGCGCAGATGCCGCGTGATGCCGGGCGTGCGGTTGTCCTTGAGCAGGTCGTCCAGGCTGGCCGGGTACTCGCCCATGCCTGCGCTGTGGCGCGAGTAGTACCGGCCCAGTGCGTTGCGGAACTGCCGGCCGATGGCCAGCAGCTCGCGCTCGCGCTCGCGCTGCTCGGCGGTCGCCGCCACATCCAGGCCCACCGCGGTGCCGAGGCCGAGCAAGGCCACCAGCAACAGCATCCACACATAGGTGAAGCCGGCCTGGCGGCACCGGCGCAGCGGCTGCGAGCTAGAAGGCATCGAACGAGCGGCCGTCACTGGCTTGTCCCCTCGCGCCGCTCTTCACATCGGCAATGCCCGGTTGCTCCGGGTCGCTGGAAGGCACGGTGATCCAGCTGCTGTCGGACTCGGTCATCGGGTCCACCGGCACCGCACGCAGGTAGCGCTGCTCCACCAGCTCGCTCAGCTGCTCCGGGTAGCGGCCCTTGTCGGCGTTGAAGCGGTCGATCATCACGCGCATGACCCTCAGGTTCTCCTGCAGCGCGACCTCCTTGGAGCGCTCCAGCGCGCCGAAGTAGCGAGGCAGGGCCACCGTCATCAGCAAGGCCACCACCGCCATCACCACCAGCATCTCGATCAGGGTGAAGCCGCGCCGGGCAGGGCCCACGCCGGAGATGGACCGGGGCTGCTTCACCATTGCGCGTACGGCACGCCGTTCATGCCGACCTTGGATGACTTGGAGTACACGTCGAACACATCCTCGCCCTCGGCCGGGTCATCGGCCGGCGACGCATAGCTGCGCAGCCCCCAGGTCGCCGCCGCCGGGGCGCTCGCGTCGGGATGGAAGGGGTCGCGCGGCAGCTTGCGCAGGAAGTACATCGGCTGGCGTACCGGGCTGCGCTGGTCCGGCACACCCTCCACCAGGCTCTCCAGCGTGCGGGGATAGCCGCTGTCGCCGATCTTGAGCTCGATGCGGCCCTGCTCGGCCGCGCGCTTGTGGGCGTCGATGGCTTCGCGCAGCGCGATCAGGGCGGAGCGCAGCTCCCGCTCCTTCTCGCGCTGCAGCGCGGTCTGCGCCAGTGGCACCGACACCAGCGCCAGCACCGCCATGATGGCCAGCGTCACCATCAGCTCGATGAAGGTGAAGCCGCGCTGCCCGCGCCTCATGCCCGGCCCCGCCTCACGGCAGCACCTGCACCGACCGCTCGGGCGGCAGCGCGGCCGGCACTGCGGGCGCCGGCTCGGGCGAGACCGACAGCAGCCGCAGCCTGGGCGCGGTACCGGCCTTCAAGGCCTTGAACGTCACGGCCACCACGCTGCCCGAGCCGTTCACGCCGGTGTCGCTTGCCGAGGCGGCCTGCCGCACCGCGGCGACGAACACCCGGCCCTGGGCCGCGTCGATGCGGTGGCTGAAGGTGGTGGTGGCATTGCCCTGCTTCAGGAAGCTGCCTTCCTGCACGTTCACCACCTGCAGCGACTGTGCGTCATAGCCCAGCAGCAGCGGCAGGCCCTTGAGGGCCTCCGGCGCAGTGACGTTGAGCACCGCAGTGAACTGCTCGCCGGCCTTCACCTGCTCCGGCAGCTGCCAGCTCAACTGCGGCGCCGCGCCGGCACCCGCAGCAGCCGGCATCGCAGCAGCGGCGCCCGCACTCGCTGTGCCAGCCGTTCCAGCCGTGCCGGCCTGCGGGACGGTCGGCGCCGAGCCCGTTGCCCGCTCCTTCGCAGCACCGGCCTCGGCCGGCGGCGGGGCGGACAGCAGCCGCAGGCTGTCGCTGCCCACGCTGCTCTCGGTGCCCGATTCGAACTCGGCGCTCAGCAGGTCGGGCCGCCGGATGGAGCGCACCACCCGCGGCGTGATCGACAGCAGGATCTCGCTGCGCTGCGTGTCGTCCTTGCGGCTGCCGAACAGGCGACCGAGCATCGGCAGCTCGCCGGCCAGCGGCACCTTGTTGGCGGTGGACCGGTCCTCGTCGCTGATGAGGCCGGCCAGGATCTGGGTCTCGCCGTCCTTCAGCCGCAGCACGGTGGTGGCGCCCCGGGTGCCGATCTGGTAGGACAGGCTGCCGCTCTTGCTCAGCACCTCGCGCACCAGGCTGGAGACCTCCAGGTTGATCTTGATGGCCACCTCCTCGTCGAGGTAGATGTTGGGCTCCACCTCCAGCTTGAGGCCCACGTCCACATAGTTGACCGACTCGGAGACGAAGCCGGTCGAGGTCGAGGTGGTCGTGATCACCGGCACCCGGTCGCCGATCATGATCTTGGCCTTTTCCTTGTTGCGCACGCGGATGCGCGGGTTGGCCAGGATGTTGCCGTCCTGGTCCTCCTTGCGTGCGCTGATGGTGAAGCCGCCGGTCGAGGCCTGGATGCTGCGGCCGTCCAGCCCCCGCAAGGCGTCCAGCGTCAGGCTGGCCCCCTGGGCCTGCAGCGGCGAGAGGCTGAGCCGGTCCGGCCACTGGATGCCCAGCTCCAGCAGGCGGGAGCGCTTGATTTCCAGCACCTCGACTTCCAGCATCACCTCGGGGTCGCTCAGGTCCTGCAGCGCGACGATGCGCTCGGCCATGCGGATGGCGTCC
Proteins encoded in this region:
- a CDS encoding DUF4291 domain-containing protein, whose amino-acid sequence is MIVYQAYRPSIARYAIEHGRFGGPDYRFSRMSWIKPNFLWMMYRCGWGTKEGQQMVLALRLRRAFFDEVLAQAVASSFSASHHATREAWAEAVAGSEVRLQWDPDHAPSGAPVTRRAVQLGLRGSMLKAMTTDGLLEVIDMTEFVASQRPWATDGSAELVTPVERVYSAGADAARASG
- a CDS encoding PEP-CTERM sorting domain-containing protein, which codes for MSTRSALRFGAPLVAALCALHADAGNRRLPTVDFDDAPHVVLEGIGARYSEAGFDFTLTGGGYFVMAGSYQPDLINNGTPNLFSANDSVFEITASNHRPFSLRAFDIAGSWTEPSLWFRWASAVVLTGTRAGLPDLHHTVTMPQTARFTTVLLDWEGLSSVTFTPIVNPSGGPADYEFTLDNLYLATVPEPETWGLLLAGLGATLAHTAWRNRRQRHAG
- a CDS encoding transglutaminase-like domain-containing protein, giving the protein MDRSPCTGRRAWLRAGAACLALAGGAARASPPVLQGPAGVVVPRQLRFALTLSNPFGRELGPQRLWMYLPLAETPTQRLVAARVSGEHRLHRDPLRHTVLELPLDRLPPYGARTLTLLLDLEMRDAPLPGDLPERAAWLAAERYIEADAPAVRRLAAQLRRADEAATARAIYDWVRQGLSYAGYVESDQGAQQALLEGRGDCTEYAYLVVALARACGIPGRMVGGFVVDANAAPKAEDYHNWAELHWDGAWRLVDAQKGHWLSPAEHYVAFRHYRDRPVNPIGLAHRFRVEGEMQVRL
- a CDS encoding rhodanese-like domain-containing protein; protein product: MTRVPLPASVVARSMALVCLALCLHGARAQRHDGTVMPSALQGIAPAGEQCRRDPVAAADTARAGREAAPDLSCAWTVQQLQAASGRAGLLLADTRSAAERDGYRIPGSMPVGLTELRSKPYWRDKPVVLVGNGQGERELYAACAELKQRGFREVHVLRGGMPRWLGEGQPVEGRPPAAGRPGLLDAAGLWQESRFEGNVVLIAAEQSALQSDLPEALLLPQMNLASLKAALARRAAELRRAPFAALVLVAPAGTPDATVAEWQRGLQPAPVWVYREPAQVFLRYLRSQNAVWLAQQRGPKQPPCGL
- a CDS encoding type II secretion system protein; the protein is MPSSSQPLRRCRQAGFTYVWMLLLVALLGLGTAVGLDVAATAEQRERERELLAIGRQFRNALGRYYSRHSAGMGEYPASLDDLLKDNRTPGITRHLRKVFVDPMTGKAEWGEVRLNGRLVGLHSLSTRTPIKQDRFEPDDMSFRNARKISDWVFTYPPDLLLRLPPDTASGLAPAASAAVPPPLP
- a CDS encoding type II secretion system protein, which gives rise to MVKQPRSISGVGPARRGFTLIEMLVVMAVVALLMTVALPRYFGALERSKEVALQENLRVMRVMIDRFNADKGRYPEQLSELVEQRYLRAVPVDPMTESDSSWITVPSSDPEQPGIADVKSGARGQASDGRSFDAF
- a CDS encoding type II secretion system protein codes for the protein MRRGQRGFTFIELMVTLAIMAVLALVSVPLAQTALQREKERELRSALIALREAIDAHKRAAEQGRIELKIGDSGYPRTLESLVEGVPDQRSPVRQPMYFLRKLPRDPFHPDASAPAAATWGLRSYASPADDPAEGEDVFDVYSKSSKVGMNGVPYAQW
- a CDS encoding cohesin domain-containing protein, producing MTKIAEARPRQQRVLTGVGAWRRPAVLLGLLALLAGCAGPAAYRQGRELLAEGKVNEGLAKLEEAVKHEPRNAEYRIALSTQRGSAVNRLVASGEAARREGRPADAEKAYRQALAIDPHHALAQQGVEAVVVDRRHRQRVAEAEALFKQGGEANLQQALDALRPVLAENPRQKEALHLKARIEEVQVREHKAEARLAAVYRKPITLEFREAPLRSVFDVIAKVSGLNFFFDKDLRPDLKASILAKNTSIEEAVRLILVTNQLEQKVLSENTVLIYPNTPQKLKDYQTLSVRTFYLTNADVKAVSNTIKTIVKTKDLVVDERLGLIIMRDTPDAIRMAERIVALQDLSDPEVMLEVEVLEIKRSRLLELGIQWPDRLSLSPLQAQGASLTLDALRGLDGRSIQASTGGFTISARKEDQDGNILANPRIRVRNKEKAKIMIGDRVPVITTTSTSTGFVSESVNYVDVGLKLEVEPNIYLDEEVAIKINLEVSSLVREVLSKSGSLSYQIGTRGATTVLRLKDGETQILAGLISDEDRSTANKVPLAGELPMLGRLFGSRKDDTQRSEILLSITPRVVRSIRRPDLLSAEFESGTESSVGSDSLRLLSAPPPAEAGAAKERATGSAPTVPQAGTAGTAGTASAGAAAAMPAAAGAGAAPQLSWQLPEQVKAGEQFTAVLNVTAPEALKGLPLLLGYDAQSLQVVNVQEGSFLKQGNATTTFSHRIDAAQGRVFVAAVRQAASASDTGVNGSGSVVAVTFKALKAGTAPRLRLLSVSPEPAPAVPAALPPERSVQVLP